AACCATGTTCTGATATTCCACCTTTTTCAGGGTGGCAAAGAGGTGGTAATCTTCTGATGCGGGCTTGTCAGATTCGCTTCGCTCACTGTAAACTGATAACGAGAGGCGGAACTTGGCCGGAATCACCAGCCGCTTCTTGTTATCCAGTGTATAATTAAATTGGCCAACGAACATATGACTACTATCCCCAATAGCCCTCTCTCGCTGGGTCCTAAGTTAGGCATAACCCATATGGGATGCTCTCCCACTTTATGGGATTATGTCCTACCTTATTACACTATATTATCGGACTGTCAAGAAATAATCTTTATTTATTAATATTTATTATATTTTATCATAGTTTAGGGCTTGGGATGACTATACATTTCTTAGGTCTTTGTATATCAGGAAGCACAATATATGGTATGTGCTGAGCCTGGGCCGGAATAGGGCTGAGGGGAAAATAATATAAATATAAAAATTATTTTGAGATAGGTGATAAATCGCAATATTATGCCGGAATGGGATTTTATGCCACCTTAAGATTTAGAGATGACAAATATCTTTTTGCCGGTAATATCGTGATCTCTATGCGTATAGATTATAGATGTGATTACTTGACCCCGTTAGAAGTACTTGTTTTAGTTATACGGGTAAAACTCGTGGCCATATTTTTTGCCTTAAGAGAGATGTTGTTTTAAGAAGACGGTGACCCGGAAATCATTTGGGGTCACCTACTTCTAACGGGGTTGATAAATACTTACGATACAGTATGAAATAATTTTGAGGAATAATGCATGCTTAATAGATTCATAATAATTATTGCCATTTTATTTATTATCCTGACTGGAATAATTATTTACACGGTTTATTACCCGCCGGCCGGGGCGCAAAAGGTTGATTTGGGCAAGACCGTGCCTCTGGAACATCATAAAGACACACCTTCGGATTCCTTGAGGGTGGCTATCGGCGGGATTGTTTCACCCAGGGAGACCGCGGTTTATTACAACGACCTGCTGGCTTGTATCTCCGAGAAGATAGACAAGCCGATTGTTATTGTCCAGCGAAGCAGTTATGTGGAGATTAACGACCTCTTGAAGAACGGGCAGGTTGATTGCGCCTTTGTTTGCAGCGGGCCGTATGTGGCGGCCCACGACGAATTCGGCGCGGAACTTTTGGTTGTTCCTGTAGTCAATGGAACGACCTTTTATTGTTCCTATATCATCGTGCATAAAGACAGTCCGTTTCAAAGCATTAATGACCTGAGGGGTAAGAATTTTGCCATCAGCCAGGTGCTTTCTTCCACCGGACGGATTTATCCTGCTTACCTGGTTACCCGGAGGGATTCCACGATTGATGTTTTCTTTTCCAAGACCACCACCATACCCGGGCATGACAATATCATAAAGGCCGTGGCCGAGAAATGGATAGATGGCGGCGCGGTAAACAGCTTCGTCTGGGACTATATGGCGGAGACCCAGCCGAAATATACATCACAGACCAGGATTATCCACAAATCGCCACAGTGGGGCAACCCGCCTTTTATCGTCCGGAAAGACCTGGACGTAGGGTTGAAGAAGAAGTTGCAGGAAGTTCTTCTGAATATGCATACCCATCCTTCCGGCGGTAGTATTCTTAAAGAGAAACTTTTGATTGATAAATTCGTTGAAGGTGATGATAAGTGGTACAATCCTATCCGTGATATGCTAAAAGGGCATGCTAAATGAACAAGAATAGTTTACAAGCCAAATTTATATTTAGTGTTGCCTTTTTGATTATCCTGTTAGGACTGGCGGTATTGCTTGTGATTACCGTAATTTACCGGCAGGAACTTTCTGCGGAATTGCGGCATAAGGGATTTTCCACGGGACGGCTTCTGTCGCTGAACCTGATTGACCCGATTATGACCAATAATATCGTTAATCTGCACCAGATTATCCAGGATGTGAAAGAGGCGGACAAGGATGTGGCCTATATTTTTGTGGTTAATCCCGGCGGTAGCGAAGTCCTGGCGCATACCTTTGACAAGGGATTCCCGATGGACTTATTGAAATCCGGTTTTCTTACGCCCCAGCAGGACTCGAGCATAAAAATACTTGATACTAAGGAAGGTGTTATTCACGATATTGCCACGCCGATTTTAGGCGGAACAATCGGAACAGTTCATATCGGCGTTTCCGAGTCGTCAATCAGGTCCGTTCTTAACAAGAGCACTCTGACCCTGTCTCTTATCACATTGGGTGTTCTTTCACTTGGCTTGTTTGTTTTCTATTTCCTGGTAAATCAGGCCGTCAGGCCGATTAGAGAAATGACCAGCGCCGCCAAAGCCATCGGCGAGGGCGACCTGACGGTTAAGGTTGAAGTTACCACCAGTGATGAAATCGGCATACTCGCCGAGACATTAAACCAGATGAGCGATAAGTTATTCCAGGCATACGAAGACCTGAAATCCGCCAAGACGCAATTAGACCGGGCCAACCGCCTGGCTTCGTTGGGGCAGTTTACGGCCGGTATCGCCCACGAGGTTAATAACCCTCTGGGCGGGATGCTTTTAACGGCCCGTCAGTTATTACGGGACCCGGCATTAAATAGCGCGGAGCGGGAACAATTAGAAATCATCCTGCGCGGGCTGATGAGGGTGGAATCCATTGTTAAGCAGTTGCTGACTATCTCGGACCATAGACCTTTTGCGCCGGTACCGGCGTCTTTGTCTGAACTTATACGGGAATCTCTTTTGTTATTCCAGCACCGGTTGGATGAACAATCCATAAAAGTTAATAATGAGTTAGCCGGCAGGGATGAAGAGATTATGGCTGAGCCGGTACAGCTTCAGCAGGTATTTACTAATGTGATTAAAAACGCCATTGATGCCATGCCCTATGGCGGTAAACTCACCATTGGTTCCATCACGGATAATAAGAGCATCCATATTCGGATACACGATACCGGTAAAGGAATGGACGAGAGGACAATGCATCATATTTTTGAGCCGTTCTTTACCACCAAAGAAGCGGGTAAAGGACAGGGGTTGGGATTATCTGTCAGTTACAGTATTATCCAGCGTCATAAAGGTGATATTAAGATTACCAGCTGTCCCAATGAAGGGACTGCGGTAACAATTATTTTGCCAAACGCATAAATTATGAACAAGAGAGTAATACTTATCGCCGAAGATGACGAAATAATGCGTTCGGCGCTGACCAATGCCTTGTCCCGGGAGGGGTACGAGGTAAGAACCGCCATTGACGGTTCAGAGGCCTGGGAGCAATACCATACCAACGACATTGACCTGGTTTTAGCCGACATCAAAATGCCCAAGATGGACGGGATTGAATTGCTTAAGGAAATAAAGAAAACCAGCTATGAAACCATCGTGATACTTATGACCGCGCACGGCACGATTCCTGACGCGGTAGAGGCCATAAAATTAGGCGCCTACGATTATATCACCAAGCCGTTCCTGATTGAGGAGCTTTTGATGATAATCCAGCGCGCTTTTGAATTGTACCTGCTTACTGATAAGACAAGTGAGGTGGATAAATTTCATAATATCGTCGGCCGGAATAAGGAAATGCAGAAAGTTTACCAGCTCATAGAAACCATTGCCCCGGGCGATAGCTCGGTGGTAATTTACGGTGAAACCGGCTCAGGTAAAGAGCTGATTGCCGAAGCCATCCATTATATGAGCAAGCGAAAGGACAAGCCGTTCATCAAAATCAGTTGCGGCGGTTTTCCTGAAACGCTCCTGGAAAGCGAACTCTTCGGGCACGAGAAGGGGGCCTTTACCGGCGCGTCAGAGCGCAAGACCGGGCGCTTTGAACTGGCCAAGGACGGTACTTTACTGCTGGATGATATTGATGATTTGTCTTTGTCTGCCCAGGTAAAACTGCTTCGTTTTATGCAGGAAAAGAAATTTGAACGGGTCGGCGGTATTGAAACCATTGAGATGGATGTCCGCATTGTTGCCGCAAGTAAAAAGGACTTGAGGCAGGAGGTTACTAAAGGAAGATTCCGGGAGGATTTATTCTATCGCCTGAACGTAATTCCTATTTTTCTGCCGCCATTGCGGGAGAGAAGAGATGATATTCCTCTTTTAGCCAGGCATTTTCTTGGTCATTATTCAGAAACGCTCAATAAGAAGGTGGAAAGATTTTCTTCCCAGGCGCTTAATGCTTTGTTTGAATATGATTGGTCCGGTAATGTCAGGGAATTAGAAAATATTGTAGAACGGGCCGTGGCGCTCTGCAAAGGTTCGGAAATCACTCCGGAAGAGGTATTGCCTTCTCTTGGTTCCCGGAGGTCTTTACGGTCAGGGAAAATCATTATTAGCGCTGACTTAAAACCAGCCGGTGATGTGGTTAAGGAAACGGAAAAACAACACATCAAGAAAATCCTCAAGGAAACCGGCGGACAGAAGATAAAGGCGGCCGAGATTTTGGGCATCAGCCGTAAAACACTCTGGGAGAAAATCAGGGAATATAAGATAAAGTAAAGTCCTGTTATTGGTCCAAATTAAATCCAGCGAAATATAGGGGGACTACACCTATCCCCCACCCCCACTACACCTCTCCCCCCTACCCCCTACCTCCCCCTCCCCATGTGTGGATATACCTCTGGTATCGGTATAAATATCCCCTCATATTCTGTAAATATAACCCCGGCATAGGGTTAATATGTCTCTGGCGGCGTTATATCAACCCGCCCATACCATGTTGATAACCCTCTCGCATCGTGCAGATATGCCTCTGGCGCTGCTATAAACACCCTCTGGCAATCGGTTGATATGCCTGATGGTGCCTTATAAACACCTTCTCACGGTGGGTTGATATGTCTCTCATACCTGTCCCGGCCTGCCCGATGTCCACGATGAAAGACCTCTATGAACATAATAGTAACATACTATTGTTAGAACCCTTACCAAACAGATGTTACATTATCGTAACATTTATATCTTATCTGCTTGATATTAAATGCGTTATAATAATTTACTGCAGTCAAATGTTACTATTTCGTAACATCTACCCGGTTAATCTGTCTATTCTACCTTACGGTCTCTTATATTTTTGTTGTTTCCAACCTATTATACGCCATAGTGATATAATTCACTGTGACATTTTCCACTGTTTTCAGGCAATCTGGCATACCATTTGCATATAAGTGTAGTAGAGGGTGTCAAAAAGTTACTCTGATTTAGGAAGGAGGAAACGAAATAGGTTAATAGGATGAGGGGATTTATTTTTTGGGCGTTTTAGCGCATTATTTCACAGTGAATAATTAAACAAGAACAAGAAAGGAAAAACAGGTATGTTCGAGAATCTGAAATTGAGCGCTCTGCCGGTGCGGATCAAAGTAATGATTACTGGCTTCCTATTGGTCATGGCCTTGGGTTATCTGATGTGTGTGGTAAATGTTTATCTGGTAACCAACTTTTCCATTAATGGGGTAATTGAACATTATCGGGGAACTCAGATTGCCGAAAGCACTCCTTCAACTGGCGGGCAGCCCGCGGCTCCAGCCGTGGAGTCAGAGATTCAATATCCCAAACTGCCGGTGGAAATGGTCCGGGTTTCCCACATCCATCTGATGACCTATGATATGATTTTATTGTTCGTCTGCCTGATATTCCTGCTGAGCGATTTCCCGGTCTGGCTGAAAACGGCCCTGACCACTCCGCCCTGGCTGCTGATTCCGCTGGACTTGGGATGCGGCTGGCTGGTCTGGAAGGTCTGGACGCCGGCGGCCTACGGCCATATAATCTTCGGGGCGTTGCTGGCCGTGTGCTTCTTCGGCGCAATCGGGTTTTCATTGATGGATATGTGGCTGAAGAAAACATCAAATAAATAATAAGGACGCTATGAAATTGGTGGCCCCGAAAGCATTCGGGACCATCTAACTCGCTGTAACGACCAGAGGTCTAACAGCGATAACCCCGATGTCGCTACGCTCATCGGGATAAGAGGCTGTAACACTCCTTTGTCGCTAACAGCCTCTAAGAAAGAGAGGTGTCCGGTTGTCGTTATGGGGTCTCGGCCCATGACGCAGGAGGATATTGGGAATGGAGGAGCAAGGGGACGCTACCTTCTTCCTGGCACGAGGCGCCAGGTTTCTGTTTCTTCTGGAAACAGGAATGTCCTACAGTTTCAATAAGGAGGGAATTAGAACATGGTAAAAAAAGGATTGTTTATCTTGGTGGGGCTGATGCTGATTATCGGCTCAAGCGTGACCGCTGAGGACAAAAAGCCGACCAAAGAAGGCACAAATATGGCATTTGAACTCAATTTGCGTATCCGCAACAATGTGGATGAGGATGTTGTTTCTGACCAGGGATTTCAAATATATGAAATGGAATTGTTTCTTGATTCTACGGTCAATGATAATGCCTCGGTATTTGTAGAGTATCCACTTGCCCACAAAAACGCTCTTAACCTGGGCAATGCTTGGTTGGACCTGCATAAAGCCGGCGAATTAGCCGCAACAGAACAGACCGGATTAATGATAGGCAACTTTGCGCCGCTGGTTGGTTATCTCAACTATGACGATAACCAGAGTTGGGCTTATGGCGGACGGACGACCACCAACACTACCCTTATGAGAGGACAATCTATTGATAGCCAGAAAGTGAGAGACAGACAATTGGGCGTTGCCGGCGGGTACAAAATTAATGATAGTTTCTTTGCCCAGGTTCATCTCTTTGACGGCAGCGGTCCGATTGAAAAAGCCGGCGGTGCGGATAACGACAAAAAGGTTGATGCCGCCACGAGAGTCCAGTACACCATGCCTAATAATTTAGGTAAGGTCGGCGTAGGATATTGGGTTTCACCGGGTACCGATGGGGCGACAGCCAACACTGCGGGCACCCAATTTGGTGGCGCTGGAGCAAAACACCCGCGTACTATAGAACGTACTGTGGTTTACTTTAAGTATCCTAATGTTAACCAGGCAACGCTTCCTGATTTCTCTTTAGGCGGTAAACCTTTTATGGTCTATGGAGAATATATGCAGGGGACAGCCAAGGCCGAAAAACGTGCCGGTGTTCCGGCCAGTTTACAGGTGGACACCGATTTTACCAGTTACTATCTGGAAGGCAATTTCCGGCTCCCGCTTTTTATGGAAAACAATAAAGTAGTCGGGGTATTACGTTATGACTATTGGGACCCTGACAAGGATAAGAGTTCAAACACCTTACAGGCAGTTACGCCATCTGTGAAATGGGAATTCCAAAACAATATGTATCTAACAGTTGGATGGGAATGGTACTTTAGCAATGGGACCAAGGCTGTGGTTCCAGAGAGAGATAACGACCGTCTCGCTGTTGAATTGGCAGTATGGTTCTAAAAACCAGATAAATAGCGCAGGTGGCGGTGACAAATACCGCCACCTGCTTCTATGTTAACCCGATATGTATATTAGTGTAAAAGGAGACAAGTTATGTTTGATAAAAAAGGATATTTTATCCTGACGATGGCGGTGCCGGCCCTGGTGGCCACGACCGCCGATAGGGCGTTTGCCGAAACTTTCCTGACCCATGAGCAGGCGCTTGAGTTCGCGTTCGGTAAG
This sequence is a window from Planctomycetota bacterium. Protein-coding genes within it:
- the phnD gene encoding phosphate/phosphite/phosphonate ABC transporter substrate-binding protein → MLNRFIIIIAILFIILTGIIIYTVYYPPAGAQKVDLGKTVPLEHHKDTPSDSLRVAIGGIVSPRETAVYYNDLLACISEKIDKPIVIVQRSSYVEINDLLKNGQVDCAFVCSGPYVAAHDEFGAELLVVPVVNGTTFYCSYIIVHKDSPFQSINDLRGKNFAISQVLSSTGRIYPAYLVTRRDSTIDVFFSKTTTIPGHDNIIKAVAEKWIDGGAVNSFVWDYMAETQPKYTSQTRIIHKSPQWGNPPFIVRKDLDVGLKKKLQEVLLNMHTHPSGGSILKEKLLIDKFVEGDDKWYNPIRDMLKGHAK
- a CDS encoding HAMP domain-containing protein yields the protein MNKNSLQAKFIFSVAFLIILLGLAVLLVITVIYRQELSAELRHKGFSTGRLLSLNLIDPIMTNNIVNLHQIIQDVKEADKDVAYIFVVNPGGSEVLAHTFDKGFPMDLLKSGFLTPQQDSSIKILDTKEGVIHDIATPILGGTIGTVHIGVSESSIRSVLNKSTLTLSLITLGVLSLGLFVFYFLVNQAVRPIREMTSAAKAIGEGDLTVKVEVTTSDEIGILAETLNQMSDKLFQAYEDLKSAKTQLDRANRLASLGQFTAGIAHEVNNPLGGMLLTARQLLRDPALNSAEREQLEIILRGLMRVESIVKQLLTISDHRPFAPVPASLSELIRESLLLFQHRLDEQSIKVNNELAGRDEEIMAEPVQLQQVFTNVIKNAIDAMPYGGKLTIGSITDNKSIHIRIHDTGKGMDERTMHHIFEPFFTTKEAGKGQGLGLSVSYSIIQRHKGDIKITSCPNEGTAVTIILPNA
- a CDS encoding sigma-54-dependent Fis family transcriptional regulator; the encoded protein is MNKRVILIAEDDEIMRSALTNALSREGYEVRTAIDGSEAWEQYHTNDIDLVLADIKMPKMDGIELLKEIKKTSYETIVILMTAHGTIPDAVEAIKLGAYDYITKPFLIEELLMIIQRAFELYLLTDKTSEVDKFHNIVGRNKEMQKVYQLIETIAPGDSSVVIYGETGSGKELIAEAIHYMSKRKDKPFIKISCGGFPETLLESELFGHEKGAFTGASERKTGRFELAKDGTLLLDDIDDLSLSAQVKLLRFMQEKKFERVGGIETIEMDVRIVAASKKDLRQEVTKGRFREDLFYRLNVIPIFLPPLRERRDDIPLLARHFLGHYSETLNKKVERFSSQALNALFEYDWSGNVRELENIVERAVALCKGSEITPEEVLPSLGSRRSLRSGKIIISADLKPAGDVVKETEKQHIKKILKETGGQKIKAAEILGISRKTLWEKIREYKIK